AAGACGGAGAAAAATGATTAAACGCTGACATAaacaggcacgcacacacacacacacacacaccaaggaCGTACAAACCGGTGCACAGGACAGGATGTATGAGACACAACCAGAGAAGGAAAAAGGACATCCTCAGGCATTCTGTATTTCAACTACAGTAAGTGACATTTCCTTCATCATCCCACAACAATCAGGGATGGATGTTTATTTCCAGgattcagctgtttttttgcGGAGATAACATcccccttcttttcttttttaaaaaaaaaaaattattctaGCCAGCTTATTGTGTTCCCGGTTACATCCCTAATGTTGCCATCAACCAGGATtagacaaagcaaaaaaaaaaaaaagcacccaAGCAGTTGTCAGTTTAGTGTTGTGCTTTCAGTGTGAGGGTGTGATTGGCCGGCTGCGGTGTCACTCAAACAGCAGGTGACGCAAGCAGGTagtacagcattttttttttattttaaatttcctCTCCAATGCCTGTTTTTGTACATCTATGACCCTGAATGTCAAAGTCAAGTTGTTGTTGTCAAACATGTGACGTTTGTGGGCACGACACGATGATATCAAATCGAGcatgggaggaaaaaaataaatactgtagtactgaAAGGGACAGAGCACGCTAGTTAAATGTAACTGTGGTTTCAGCAAGTTGTCTCACGTGTTAATCTCCCGTAATTTGGCCTCAAAGGAAGAGTTTGACATTTCGGGAAACACGCTTATTCATTTTGTTGCCGGGAGTAAGAGGAGAGACAGTTAATAccgctctcatgtctgtgcctgataatatgaagctaaagctacagagatggttagcttagcttagcataaagacttgaaaaCAGGGAatcagctagcctggctctgtccaaaggtaaaaaaaaaaaaaaaatgacacaccTTGAAAGtccaaagctcactaattaacatgcaTTTGAATTTTTGTGTGGATTTAACAAGCAAGATCTTGGACACAGTCAGGCTATTTCCCCcgatttttcagtttttatactAAGATAAACTAGCCATATTTCAGCTGTAGGTTAGCTTCATATTAATGCACAGAGATGTGTGGTATTAATCTGCTCATCCAAGCTcatcttggcaagaaagcaaatgagtCTATTCCCCAACAtgccaaactattcctttaataaatCAAGAATTACACTTATCTTATGTATATAACTGTGAAATAAGACTCACTGCATTGTTCTTGTGACATTGTACATGTAAAAGGTCATAATTATATCGATTTTTGGCCAAAAAAAGACCTTATGACCTTAAACAATCACAAGAATGTCCGATTTTCAATTGCAGACAACTAGCTAGAAGGTTTCatatctattttcttttttggataCTTGGAATAGATTTAAACAtggtttaaaacacatttgatttgttaAACCATTCAAATCCTCCTCAGGCAGGACGTAGCTGTTCCACATATGTGACCGGTGGGCTCTACTGGAGGAAGGGGCTAAAAGAGGGGAGCTGATTGTACATCGCAGGCATACTGGAGTCCTTAGTTTACACACTTGATGAGAAACTTTTTAAGAGTTCCTtttcattataaaaatagtttaagCCAAGTTTATAAGTATATGTGGTGAGGCTGATTGCTTGGAGCCATAACCATGCTCACGCTTTTCATTTATAGCAGACATCTTCAGAGGGACGGGGGTGAAGTTTGGAGCGTTTGGAGTGACCATCTCCAACTCCACATTTTAAGGCAATAACGGGCACCAATTTTAACGGTATCTCTGATTTTTTCTAGTCCTTGACGTGACACGGACCGCTGGCTGAGATTCTGCGAAAAACGAGGAAATCAGAGCCTTAAAAAATCTCACACACACCGCTTCAAGTGTACGTTCAGTAAAATAAGCCAAGACTGGATCTCTAACAATGGATGGGTTCCTGGTTTAGGTGATAGTTTAGGCACTGTTTGAAGTAATGTGAAAGGAGCAGGGAGACAAATGCTAGAGTATCATAGCATGACTTGAGGCACTGTCTCATTCAGTGAGTAAATCACAACCCAGCACCCTTTTTGCTGGTAGATCAATTTAGTGAGAAAATAAAtaggataaaaacacaaatctttGGGATATTAGATTAAGATGAGTACCACGTTTCTTTCAGTGAACAAAGAAGATGTCGATGGTGGAGAGCTACATAGACTATATACATAAACTTTACTATAAGCTGCAGAACTGACAACAAAAGGCCTCGGCACACATTGTAAGCATGCACATataccattcacacacacgcacgcacgcactcacgcgcacacacacacacacaaagaggtgTAGTGTCTGATTTCTCTTGTAGCTGGAGTTGAGCTGAGCGGGCCTGATATTGGAAtagaatataaacaaaatggCCACGCGAACatcaaaggagagaaaagaatagaacaaagagaaataattCAAGTTCTTTGACGCCAAGTCAGTGTACAAAGTATAAAGTACCTGCATATGTGATACATGACATATAGGtcagctataaaaaaaaaaaggcccccTGAAAAAGAGCGCTCTCTCACTGGAAACAGAGCATGAAATGGCCACGTGGAGAGCTGAGAGAACTGTCTGCCGTAAGGGGGAGCTTATCTTCCCAGGCCGTTCAGAAAATGCaccaactgttttttttttttttggcttatttCAGTGTCTGGAATTTGTAGAGAAACCCAGAGAAACCAAGGCAAGAGAGCGAGCAGCCATGACCACTTGTCCCCTCCCTGTCTTCCCCCATCCTTCCCTTTCCCTGTGCTTGCGTTGGGTTAAGGTTTTGCCGTTTCCAAGCGTGGAGGCTCAGCTCAGGGCCTTGTGTCGGCCTCCGCAGCAGCCGCACATGAGCCCCGCCCGGTGGCAAGCGTGGAGAGGCGGGTAAAGGCAGAGGCAGGGCGCCACCAGAGACAAGCCGAGCAGGGCTAACCAGCGCGTGCCGAATCGGCCTCCGCCGCTGCCCTCGCCCCCGTCACAGGAGCAGGGGTCTGAGTAGTCCCCCTCTGGGTCGGACATGCAGTGGTAGAGCATGGTGTCTGCCAGCCACATGCAGCTGACCCGCCGGATGCACGCCCGCACAGGGTCCGGCGCATCCTGGCACCGGCCTCTCCGATTGTCGGTGATGTAAAAGGATTCGCCGCAGTGCTCGCAATGAGCGCGCTCCACCTCCCCCTGCTTCCGCCCCTTCCCGCCATTAGAGGACGGGGAGGAGCTCGGGAGGTAGGAGCGGGGCTGGGTAGAGACCACAGAAGAGAAGCCGTGGTGATACGAGCCGCCATGGCCCTTATTGGTCAAGGGTCCGAGGGCTGGGTCAGAGTCTGAGGGCGACAGGGCCGGTGCCAGCGGGTAGGTGTAGTCGTGCTTCTGCGCCTCCGTCTTGGCGAAGTGGACGTAGGACTCAGAGTCGTCCATTTGGATGAACTTGTCACGCACTGTGGCGTGGCGGTAGTCCTCGTAGCCCGTGAGCCAGGAGCGGTCTGATTGGCGGCCATGGAGACGCTCGGTAGTTCGCTCCCAACTGCGCTCCCGTGGGTTGATGCGGACGATCTCTTCATCCTCCTGGAAGGTGACATGGCGGGGAAGCCGAGACAGCGGCTGAAAGAAAGGAGGGTAGAGGTTTAACGCTGCTGGCAGTAATCATCCCGTACGGTTCGTTTAGGGGAGCAGTAAACAACATCAACGACAACATAACGAGATAACCAGAAGCTCTTTGTCTCACCTGGTCCAAAAAGTAGTGGTCTGAGAGCCGATAGGGGTCATGGAGGTCGTGACGATGTCCCAGCATACACTTGTGTCTCTGCGGAAGGGGCGAGGACTCCAGCGGCTGTAGGGAGCTCTCCAGTTTCTGGGAGGAGTTGGATGAGCTGTCTGTGGTGTTCTGAGgggacaaacaaacacaggatgCGGGCTGAAACCTGTATTCTCATTGGATACGTCAAACAAATAGTCAGTGCGAGAGGACGCCATGAttggacaaacaaaaacaggaaaccTCGGCTCGGCACTGATTGGGAAAACAGGAAGAGGGAGCTCTGTTTTTCGAGCCACTTGATCCACATTTGGATCACTGTGTGTGAGGTAAACTTTTATTAATAACATCTGCTATAAAACATCAGCAACAGGATTCATTTAGAAATCCATAAAACCTGTAAAAACAATTAGGTTTAAAATCATGTTAGCTAATTATAAAAGTGGAGATTATGTATAACCTTTCTGGTTAAGGTTACCATGGTGACGTAAGGAGTCAAGCAGGtattgtttttgcatttgaaacTGCAGCAAGATCTGTGATGAACTTTATCTGGCTCAACGGAtagtgtttctattattttgtttaCCCACATTGATGtaaatggggtggacaaaatatgcaaaacaccTCCAACAGCAcgacaaactacagcctccaaataTGCATAAAGTAATCTCTACAACAGTTTCAACAAAGAAGcaaagcagtaaatcctcacgCTGGTTAAGCTTGAacaagcaaatatttggcattttttgtttgataaatgataaattctTCATTCTGCTAATCGTTTTAAATCGTTTAAACATTCACCTGCTAAACTCACTTTGGTTGTGAGCACCAGACAGTATCGTTGGACATGTGAAAGAATGATTTGTCATGTTTGAGATGAAGGTTGTGGCGTGACTTGATATTAGGAAGCCAGTTTTCTGCACACTCAGTATCACCTTTTTTGGCCTCTCCCCTGAgtcttctcccccccccccctaaaaaacctgtcctcctctcctcaaTCTCACTTTCTACACATTCCTacctttccttctctcttttccacCACtttgtgcgagtgtgtgtgtgtgtgtttgtgtttgtgtgtgtgtgtgaacagtatCCTGTCCTCTTTCCGCTAAAGGCTGTCAGGGCTCGGCTCCAACTCAAATCTTGGCCAGACACTACACAGTCGGGCCGCTGCTGTGTAgcggtcagacagacagatttcaGACAGCCACACTGGGGGTCAACCTCTCTGGGGTTGAGTGAAGGGGCTCGAAGTGTACCAGCTGATAGGCAGGTCGGGACTTCTCCTGTCtctttatgtatgtgtgtgcatatatgagATGTATTTGACTCAATCTAAAGGGGGCAGAAGTGGCTTTATCTTCTGGAAGGTCGGAAATAGAGCTCcaataattagtcaattaatcgataagcagctattttgatgattgaatagttgttttagtcattttattaaagcaaaaatggaaaagctggtttcagcttctcagatgttcAATTCTCATACATGagggtaaactgaatatctttggattttggactgttggtctgacaaaacaagatatttgaagatgtcacctttgcTCTGGAAAAGTTAGAGCAGGCGTTTTCACttttttgctgacattttatagacaaaacaattgattaatcaagataAATAATctgcacattaatcaataatcaaaataatcattagttgcagccccagaTTGAAGTTTGAGCAGCTGAACTGTTTAAGAATTGGTATGTATATACATTTAGTTTTtggggtatgacatgcaactaTGGTCCCCCAGCTGGTATTTGAACCGTGGACGTTGCAGGTATGTGGTAACCCATTAGGCCACCAAGGCACCATGTGATGTGTAATATTCTTTAATAATCATATAATAGTTTTGTTGACCCTTTAATGACTTGTTAatgttggaaaaaagaaaaatataaatgtgtctcTAGCGTCAATCTGCGCAGTTACGTGTGAAAGTcattctctgtattttttttaatctggctTTGACAACTACATGATCGGTCATCAAAAGGTCACCACATTCACAGAAACTCATATCAACGGTCAACAGGTTTGTCTGTCCAGAAAAGTTTTGGCCAGTGCCGATTGCTCGGTCGGTGCCAGCAGCCTCGCAGCAGCCATGAGATTTCTGTGCTTCCTTTTTCCGTgctgatatgatttattttcatgaaaaaacaaaacaaaaacaattccaCATGCACAAAACAGACGAGAAGTTGATTCCACAACTTTTTACTGgacagacaaaatgaaataaatatctcAGAAAGAGAAGCTGGTGGCTCAAACTCTGGCTTTTCTCCTATCCATATGttaaagtgtccttgagcaggacactcaaatgtaaaacatgagtatgggggaaaaaatgttaaGGTACTTTGGATAAAGAGTGTCTACCAGAATGAAGGTAATGTAATAAAACAACGGTCAAAAATGGTTGCATCAATCATCCAGCTCAACAAAAGGatctgaattttatttttgcatgattcCACATCTTTATCACTTACTGGTTATCTAATCAGTGCAATATTACGACTGCTTAATGCTAAAACTAAAccagcaaaaaatgttttccctgCTCAAAACTGTCACTAAACTGCTTTAAAGCCTCTAGTCCAACTTATAATATGTCCAAACAGAACTATGTTTCATGCAGTGTAAACACAGGATTATTGTCAGGTAACATATGACCCCTGCAAAAGTCAAACAAACTTACTCTCAAACATGATCAAGTTGACAAAATCTTAACCCCATGTGCTAAATATCTCCTATCTGGCGCTCCAACGAGCCTTAAACGAATGCTATGAATTATTAGCCAGAGTTATATGACCCAGAtctggtgtgtgtctgtctgtatgtctctctgtctgtctgtctgtctgctgaagCTATCCCCATTATATCCCCGCTCTGTGTCCAGGGCTGTGCTCCCCACATGGATACCGCCATGCTGAGAATTTCCCCCTGCTTTCTTACAAAGCCCTCAGAGCAGCCGGccaaaaataacataacatgcTGCCTCCGCTCCAGGCCCCGCCCCCCTGGAGAAGACATTACCGGGGGGGAGGAGCTGATACGGTTTAAAACCAGTCCTACTCTGGCCTCCACGGCTGCAACTAATTCAAAACACAGACCAGACTCTCTGCTGCAAACTGCacaagaagacagagaggagttGAGGGGGAGAGTTTATATTTCTGGACATCCTCTCTCTACATATTCTGGCCCAAGGCTGGACAGAGGGCATTTCAAGTTATTTTCTGACACAAAACATGTCCTGACTCAAAGCTCGGGAGGATTCATCCTTCAACAGGCCCGTCTCGCTCTCCTGGGATGAGCCCAGAATTGCTTCAATAGCTTTCACTCCCCCTGTTGTGAATGAGCCAAaatagagacacagagaggagacGTGCTGAAGGGAGGGACAGAGGAAGGGTTGGGTTAAGTTTAGGTTTGGTGAACGAGGAATAATTTAGGAAGTATGTCCATCCTAgctatccccccccccctcccccctttccCCAGCCCCTCCGACCATCCTCCCCCGTCCCCCAAAGACTGTAAATCTGCCACAGCATTTCCCCCTGTCCACGACTGCTGGCCTCGCAAACCTCTGCCGCCGCCACTAACTTTGGGAAAGGTCATTGACAGAGGCTAAGAGGAACACAAGCAGTACTGAACCCCTCGACGTACCCCCGTGGTTATAAACTTGTGATTTTAGTGTCATAGCATGTGTTAAAACTTGACAGCATTCACAAGACGCGGTGAGCCTCGAGTCCCATTAAGAAAAGGTCtcaatatgtttgtgttttttgtgtagaAAAAGGTGAattttttcccaaaatgctATCAATGCTCTGTATACTTTCTCTGTGGAGGAGAGACTGGTAGAGGAAAACATAAATGCTAAGACTGGATACAGTCGTAACTCCAGCAGGGTCCTGACACACCGAGCCAACAGTCGTGGCATCGCTGGCCCGTTATTGAGTGTCTGTTGCTGACCGTAGCTTGTACTTTTTGCAGAGTGTCTGGCACAGTTGGCACTAGTTGGGGGTTGAGTGTGTTAAATTGTTGGCTGAGGCACTGGGTTGAAGAGAAGAGTTCTGTGTGAGCCTAAAACTGACCCTGCTCGACTGAACCTGATACTGCTTAATgtgctgtggctcaggaggcagaGCAGGTCGTCCGTTAGTCG
This genomic interval from Thunnus thynnus chromosome 14, fThuThy2.1, whole genome shotgun sequence contains the following:
- the LOC137197375 gene encoding sprouty-related, EVH1 domain-containing protein 2-like, with protein sequence MIEETHPNDDSYIVRVKAVVMTRDDSSGGWLAQDGGALSRVGVCRLLPPELAPVPASSSSQFLIRGERLRDKQVILDCPLRKDLVYTIATPTFHHWKVEDRKCGLSFQSPADARAFDRGVRKAIEDLAEGSTTSSTALQNEGELGDDDVFTNTTDSSSNSSQKLESSLQPLESSPLPQRHKCMLGHRHDLHDPYRLSDHYFLDQPLSRLPRHVTFQEDEEIVRINPRERSWERTTERLHGRQSDRSWLTGYEDYRHATVRDKFIQMDDSESYVHFAKTEAQKHDYTYPLAPALSPSDSDPALGPLTNKGHGGSYHHGFSSVVSTQPRSYLPSSSPSSNGGKGRKQGEVERAHCEHCGESFYITDNRRGRCQDAPDPVRACIRRVSCMWLADTMLYHCMSDPEGDYSDPCSCDGGEGSGGGRFGTRWLALLGLSLVAPCLCLYPPLHACHRAGLMCGCCGGRHKALS